A single genomic interval of Apteryx mantelli isolate bAptMan1 chromosome 21, bAptMan1.hap1, whole genome shotgun sequence harbors:
- the NDUFA8 gene encoding NADH dehydrogenase [ubiquinone] 1 alpha subcomplex subunit 8: protein MPGRLQVPSLEELDVQEVSVSSAVLKAAAHHYGSQCDRPNKEFMLCRWEEKDPRKCLREGRQVNQCALDFFRKIKLHCAEPFTEYWTCIDYTNMQELRRCRKQQAAFDNCVLEKLGWVRPDLGELSKVTKVKTDRPIPENAYHSRPRPEPNPPIEGELKPSPFGSRLFFWSW from the exons ATGCCCGGCCGCCTGCAGGTGCCCTCGCTGGAGGAGCTCGACGTGCAGGAG GTGAGCGTCAGCTCGGCCGTGCTGAAGGCCGCGGCCCACCACTACGGCTCGCAGTGCGACCGGCCCAACAAGGAGTTCATGCTGTGCCGCTGGGAGGAGAAGGACCCGCGCAAGTGCCTCCGCGAGGGCCGCCAGGTCAACCAGTGCGCCCTCGACTTCTTCAG GAAGATTAAGCTGCACTGTGCTGAGCCATTTACTGAGTACTGGACCTGCATTGACTATACCAATATGCAGGAGCTTCGCCGATGCCGAAAACAACAGGCAGCATTTGATAACTGTGTACTAGAGAAGTTGGGTTGGGTGAGACCTGATCTGGGAGAGCTCTCTAAG gTCACGAAAGTGAAGACAGACAGACCTATCCCTGAGAATGCTTATCACTCTAGACCTAGACCGGAGCCAAATCCACCCATTGAAGGAGAGTTGAAGCCTTCTCCATTTGGCAGTAGGCTCTTTTTCTGGTCCTGGTAA
- the LOC106495997 gene encoding carboxyl-terminal PDZ ligand of neuronal nitric oxide synthase protein-like isoform X1 — MPVKNRYNLVDDGCDSRVPLHNEEAFQHGIHFQAKYIGSLDVPRPNSRVEIVAAMRRIRYEFKAKNIKKKKVSIIVSVDGVKVILRKKQKRKEWTWDESKMVVMHDPVYRIFYVSHDSQDLKIFSYIARDGANNSFRCNVFKSKKKSQAMRVVRTVGQAFEVCHKLSLQHALQNADGQADGASDKSVEEQPLEVHQMKGSKITNVDEVGIDTDGICVSERGPGDLPTARAELGMLKPGQVSKDKSCQDSENCSLYPSGSQQLLSPSSPCSSASITPLASQHCLQLLQQQLLQQQQQTQVAVAQVQLLKDQLAAETAARIEAQARVRQLLLTNRDLLQHVSLLVRQLKELEVKAQRRQPVDRSLQNLSLAQSLSLNLKNHYSLDINLPSTSTPASILGSPVAPGSVSALGSGNSYLNLLNLERGGPCYDGKEGDECLAMLEAQDGFSRRVEGSEVSEFPLLNGSSRQKADDAESRVDEDRRQQPIPKINPPPPILRKRSSKTSPSLEVEAKPETAIHVSLPSPSLSSLTNITASSLTLLDPEARTPAQSAASSMELVPAGTSQRALGKDRTGENGHMSPLSSIHDAATGEALGKDLAALASPMDSALPFSLADDTCLHISFSEDELLEPELDVALGPSRVPT; from the exons TATGAGTTCAAAGCCAAGAACATTAAGAAGAAGAAAGTGAGCATCATCGTCTCCGTGGACGGCGTGAAGGTGATTCTGCgcaagaaacagaag AGAAAGGAATGGACCTGGGACGAGAGTAAAATGGTAGTGATGCACGATCCTGTGTACAG AATCTTCTATGTGTCTCATGATTCTCAAGATCTGAAAATTTTTAGCTACATTGCGAGGGATGGTGCTAACAACTCCTTCAGGTGCAATGTCTTCAAATCTAAAAAGAAG AGCCAGGCCATGCGGGTGGTGCGCACGGTGGGCCAGGCCTTCGAGGTGTGCCACAAGCTGAGCCTGCAGCACGCCCTGCAAAACGCTGACGGCCAGGCGGACGGTGCCAGTGACAAGTCTGTGGAGGAGCAGCCACTAGAAG TTCACCAGATGAAGGGCTCCAAGATCACAAACGTGGATGAGGTTGGCATCGACACTGATGGGATCTGTGTGTCGGAGAGGGGGCCTGGAGACCTACCTACTGCCAGGGCCGAGCTCGGCATGCTGAAGCCTGGACAGGTCTCAAAAGACAAGAGCTGCCAG GACTCCGAGAACTGCTCCCTCTACCCATCCGGCTCCCAGCAACTGCTCAGCCcgagcagcccctgctcctcggCCTCCATCACCCCGCTGGCGTCtcagcactgcctgcagctcctccagcagcagctcctccagcagcagcagcagacgcAGGTGGCTGTGGCTCAG GTGCAGCTGCTGAAGGACCAGCTGGCGGCCGAGACGGCAGCGCGCATCGAGGCGCAGGCACGGGtgcggcagctgctgctgaccAACCGGGACCTGCTGCAGCACGTCTCGCTGCTGGTGAGGCAGCTCAAGGAGCTGGAGGTGAAGGCGCAGCGCCGGCAGCCAG TCGACCGCTCCTTGCAGAACCTGTCCCTGGCCCAGTCGCTGTCTCTGAACCTGAAGAACCACTACAGCCTGGACATCAACCTGCCGTCCACCTCCACCCCGGCCAGCATCCTGGGCAGCCCTGTGGCCCCCGGCTCGGTCTCGGCCCTGGGCTCGGGGAATTCCTACCTCAACCTCTTGAACCTGGAGAGGGGCGGCCCCTGCTACGATGGCAAGGAGGGGGACGAGTGCTTGGCCATGCTGGAGGCGCAGGACGGGTTCAGCAGGCGCGTGGAGGGCTCCGAGGTCAGCGAGTTTCCTCTGCTCAACGGGAGCAGCCGGCAAAAGGCAGACGACGCCGAAAGCAGGGTGGATGAGGACAG GCGGCAGCAGCCCATTCCCAAGATCAACCCCCCGCCACCCATCCTACGCAAAAGGTCAAGCAAGACCTCCCCGAGCCTGGAGGTGGAGGCCAAGCCTGAGACCGCCATCCATGTGAGCCTTCCCAGCCCCAGCTTGTCCAGCCTCACCAACATCACTGCCAGCTCGCTCACCCTCTTGGACCCCGAGGCGAGGACTCCCGCTCAGAGTGCTGCCTCCAGCATGGAGCTCGTCCCTGCTGGGACCTCCCAGCGCGCTCTCGGCAAGGACAGGACTGGAGAGAACGGACACATGTCCCCCCTGTCCAGCATCCATGACGCTGCAACGGGTGAGGCCCTGGGCAAGGACCTAgctgccctggccagccccatGGACAGTGCGCTGCCGTTTTCCCTGGCGGACGACACCTGCTTGCACATCAGCTTCTCGGAAGATGAGCTGCTTGAACCGGAGCTAGATGTTGCTCTGGGACCCAGCAGGGTCCCCACTTAG
- the LOC106495997 gene encoding carboxyl-terminal PDZ ligand of neuronal nitric oxide synthase protein-like isoform X2 — translation MVVMHDPVYRIFYVSHDSQDLKIFSYIARDGANNSFRCNVFKSKKKSQAMRVVRTVGQAFEVCHKLSLQHALQNADGQADGASDKSVEEQPLEVHQMKGSKITNVDEVGIDTDGICVSERGPGDLPTARAELGMLKPGQVSKDKSCQDSENCSLYPSGSQQLLSPSSPCSSASITPLASQHCLQLLQQQLLQQQQQTQVAVAQVQLLKDQLAAETAARIEAQARVRQLLLTNRDLLQHVSLLVRQLKELEVKAQRRQPVDRSLQNLSLAQSLSLNLKNHYSLDINLPSTSTPASILGSPVAPGSVSALGSGNSYLNLLNLERGGPCYDGKEGDECLAMLEAQDGFSRRVEGSEVSEFPLLNGSSRQKADDAESRVDEDRRQQPIPKINPPPPILRKRSSKTSPSLEVEAKPETAIHVSLPSPSLSSLTNITASSLTLLDPEARTPAQSAASSMELVPAGTSQRALGKDRTGENGHMSPLSSIHDAATGEALGKDLAALASPMDSALPFSLADDTCLHISFSEDELLEPELDVALGPSRVPT, via the exons ATGGTAGTGATGCACGATCCTGTGTACAG AATCTTCTATGTGTCTCATGATTCTCAAGATCTGAAAATTTTTAGCTACATTGCGAGGGATGGTGCTAACAACTCCTTCAGGTGCAATGTCTTCAAATCTAAAAAGAAG AGCCAGGCCATGCGGGTGGTGCGCACGGTGGGCCAGGCCTTCGAGGTGTGCCACAAGCTGAGCCTGCAGCACGCCCTGCAAAACGCTGACGGCCAGGCGGACGGTGCCAGTGACAAGTCTGTGGAGGAGCAGCCACTAGAAG TTCACCAGATGAAGGGCTCCAAGATCACAAACGTGGATGAGGTTGGCATCGACACTGATGGGATCTGTGTGTCGGAGAGGGGGCCTGGAGACCTACCTACTGCCAGGGCCGAGCTCGGCATGCTGAAGCCTGGACAGGTCTCAAAAGACAAGAGCTGCCAG GACTCCGAGAACTGCTCCCTCTACCCATCCGGCTCCCAGCAACTGCTCAGCCcgagcagcccctgctcctcggCCTCCATCACCCCGCTGGCGTCtcagcactgcctgcagctcctccagcagcagctcctccagcagcagcagcagacgcAGGTGGCTGTGGCTCAG GTGCAGCTGCTGAAGGACCAGCTGGCGGCCGAGACGGCAGCGCGCATCGAGGCGCAGGCACGGGtgcggcagctgctgctgaccAACCGGGACCTGCTGCAGCACGTCTCGCTGCTGGTGAGGCAGCTCAAGGAGCTGGAGGTGAAGGCGCAGCGCCGGCAGCCAG TCGACCGCTCCTTGCAGAACCTGTCCCTGGCCCAGTCGCTGTCTCTGAACCTGAAGAACCACTACAGCCTGGACATCAACCTGCCGTCCACCTCCACCCCGGCCAGCATCCTGGGCAGCCCTGTGGCCCCCGGCTCGGTCTCGGCCCTGGGCTCGGGGAATTCCTACCTCAACCTCTTGAACCTGGAGAGGGGCGGCCCCTGCTACGATGGCAAGGAGGGGGACGAGTGCTTGGCCATGCTGGAGGCGCAGGACGGGTTCAGCAGGCGCGTGGAGGGCTCCGAGGTCAGCGAGTTTCCTCTGCTCAACGGGAGCAGCCGGCAAAAGGCAGACGACGCCGAAAGCAGGGTGGATGAGGACAG GCGGCAGCAGCCCATTCCCAAGATCAACCCCCCGCCACCCATCCTACGCAAAAGGTCAAGCAAGACCTCCCCGAGCCTGGAGGTGGAGGCCAAGCCTGAGACCGCCATCCATGTGAGCCTTCCCAGCCCCAGCTTGTCCAGCCTCACCAACATCACTGCCAGCTCGCTCACCCTCTTGGACCCCGAGGCGAGGACTCCCGCTCAGAGTGCTGCCTCCAGCATGGAGCTCGTCCCTGCTGGGACCTCCCAGCGCGCTCTCGGCAAGGACAGGACTGGAGAGAACGGACACATGTCCCCCCTGTCCAGCATCCATGACGCTGCAACGGGTGAGGCCCTGGGCAAGGACCTAgctgccctggccagccccatGGACAGTGCGCTGCCGTTTTCCCTGGCGGACGACACCTGCTTGCACATCAGCTTCTCGGAAGATGAGCTGCTTGAACCGGAGCTAGATGTTGCTCTGGGACCCAGCAGGGTCCCCACTTAG